The proteins below come from a single Drosophila busckii strain San Diego stock center, stock number 13000-0081.31 chromosome X, ASM1175060v1, whole genome shotgun sequence genomic window:
- the LOC108606975 gene encoding hexokinase type 2, which yields MEQHQEQQLNGAMRSVSINSNGLATKLNGHIGGGSGSDETDNVRVGSAAAATLSSSTITTAENGSGRNVTSKTTNAAATATAAATTAAAATAISANANANQIQTTAGSNGNIGSASAADKKKMVYELCQQLLLTDEQVQELCYRILHELRRGLAKETHPKANVKCFVTYVQDLPNGNERGKFLALDLGGTNFRVLLIHLQENNDFQMESRIYAIPQHIMIGSGQQLFDHIAECLSNFMAEHHVYEERLPLGFTFSFPLRQLGLTKGLLETWTKGFDCAGVVNEDVVQLLKDAIARRGDVQIDVCAILNDTTGTLMSCAWKNHNCKIGLIVGTGSNACYVEKVEEAEMFDAPGNTKPHVLINTEWGAFGDNGALDFVRTEFDKDIDSHSINPGKQTFEKMISGMYMGELVRLVLAKMTNNGILFNGQGSEVLFTRGLFFTKYVSEIEADEPGNFTNCRLVLEELGLSNATDGDCANVRYICECVSKRAAHLVSAGIATLINKMDEPYVTVGVDGSVYRFHPKFHNLMVEKITQLIKPGIQFDLMLSEDGSGRGAALVAAVACREDILNSK from the coding sequence atgGAGCAAcatcaagagcagcagctgaacgGCGCAATGCGCAGCGTGTCTATAAATAGTAACGGACTAGCCACAAAACTCAATGGCCACATTGgtggtggcagtggcagcgacgAGACGGACAATGTGAGAGTGGGatcggcggcagcagcaacattatcatcatcaacaataacaacagctgaGAACGGCAGCGGCCGCAATGTGACGAGTAAAACGACAaatgcagcagcgactgcgactgctgctgcgacgactgcagcggcagcgactgcgatcagcgcaaatgcaaatgcaaatcaaatacaaacaacagcaggcagcaacggcaacattGGCAGCGCGAGTGCAGCGgataaaaagaaaatggtGTACGAGTTAtgtcagcagctgttgctcacGGACGAACAGGTGCAGGAGCTCTGCTATCGCATATTGCATGAGCTGCGTCGTGGTCTGGCCAAGGAGACGCACCCGAAGGCGAATGTGAAATGCTTTGTTACCTACGTACAGGATCTGCCCAATGGCAATGAGCGCGGCAAGTTCCTCGCCCTCGATCTGGGCGGCACCAATTTCCGTGTGCTGCTCATCCATCTGCAGGAGAACAACGATTTCCAAATGGAGTCCCGCATCTATGCGATACCACAGCACATTATGATCGGGTCAGGTCAGCAGCTGTTCGATCACATTGCCGAGTGCTTGTCCAACTTCATGGCCGAGCATCATGTGTACGAGGAGCGGCTGCCGCTGGGCTTCACCTTCTCGTTCCCGCTGCGCCAGCTGGGCCTCACCAAGGGCCTGCTCGAGACCTGGACCAAGGGCTTCGACTGTGCCGGCGTCGTCAACGAGGATGTGGTGCAGCTGCTCAAGGATGCCATTGCACGCCGCGGCGATGTCCAGATCGATGTCTGTGCCATATTGAACGACACGACGGGCACGCTGATGAGCTGCGCCTGGAAGAATCACAACTGCAAGATCGGCCTCATTGTCGGCACGGGCTCCAATGCCTGCTATGTCGAGAAGGTGGAGGAGGCGGAGATGTTCGATGCGCCCGGCAATACCAAGCCCCATGTGCTCATCAACACCGAGTGGGGCGCATTTGGCGACAATGGCGCGCTCGACTTTGTGCGCACCGAATTCGACAAGGACATCGATAGCCACAGCATCAATCCCGGCAAGCAGACGTTCGAGAAAATGATCTCGGGCATGTACATGGGCGAGCTAGTGCGCCTGGTGCTCGCCAAGATGACCAACAACGGCATCCTCTTCAACGGCCAGGGCTCCGAGGTGCTCTTCACGCGCGGCCTCTTCTTCACCAAGTACGTGAGCGAGATCGAGGCCGACGAGCCGGGCAACTTCACCAACTGCCGCCTGGTGCTGGAGGAGCTGGGCCTCTCCAATGCCACCGACGGCGACTGCGCCAATGTGCGCTACATCTGTGAGTGCGTCTCGAAGCGTGCCGCCCATCTGGTCTCCGCCGGCATTGCCACGCTGATCAACAAGATGGACGAGCCGTATGTGACGGTCGGCGTCGATGGCAGCGTCTATCGTTTCCATCCCAAGTTCCACAACCTGATGGTAGAGAAGATCACGCAGCTGATCAAGCCCGGCATTCAATTCGATCTGATGCTCTCCGAGGACGGCTCCGGCCGTGGTGCGGCGCTGGTGGCGGCTGTCGCCTGTCGCGAGGATATACTCAACAGCAAGTAA
- the LOC108607205 gene encoding lysophosphatidylcholine acyltransferase — MTTSTIKRRRSPHDVREPTDGNDIDNETDTDNNSSSVLENDNVVIPNNLTKRDSEEDAWASKGYSYINPFVHRIDIDSHIEVAKIYVLSVLLLPIRVVGCVLSLLSAWMFACIGLYGMTLDDLKEKPLKGWRRHVQYLCARAMRAVYTAGSFHYLSTKGTPATAKDAPILVVAPHSSYVDSILVVSGHPPSIVAKRETADIPLLGRIINYAQPIYVQREDPNSRQNTIRDIVDRARSKDDWPQVVIFAEGTCTNRTALIKFKPGAFYPGVPVQPVLLRYPNKFDTFTWTWDGPGVLRLLWLTMTQFYNRCEIEYLPVYNPSPAEIADANLYANNVRQVMAKALGVPTSDYSFEDVIVMSRAREMKVPFPGDIVEIEHTLDHLGLLDSKRDAEICENYLRLTNTDKLDIITFAELLQADLKSPNLHKLFALLDHRREGRVCLKSFLICSLFCKYKNADILTFLRALTNVYSESDKKITRESFIKLLRHAGSKLNEQKAQALFFALDTANVGYVSFDMFAQYTEKQSNYKFLYHKSEHIRRTKSTKSTK, encoded by the exons ATGACAACATCGACAATTAAGAGGCGTCGATCACCGCATGATGTGCGTGAGCCGACTGATGGTAACGACATAGACAATGAGACTGATACGGACAACAATAGCAGCTCCGTATTGGAAAATGATAATGTCGTCATTCCGAACAATTTAACCAAACGCGACTCCGAGGAGGACGCATGGGCTTCTAAGGGCTATAGCTACATAAATCCGTTTGTGCATCGCATCGATATTGACAGTCACATTGAGGTGGCCAAG ATCTATGTGCTGAGTGTGCTCCTCTTGCCCATACGCGTAGTGGGATGTGTGCTGTCGCTGCTCTCGGCCTGGATGTTTGCCTGCATTGGTCTCTATGGCATGACGCTGGATGATCTGAAGGAGAAGCCGCTAAAGGGCTGGCGCAG ACATGTGCAATATTTATGCGCCCGTGCCATGCGCGCGGTTTACACAGCGGGCTCGTTTCATTATCTAAGCACGAAGGGCACTCCGGCTACAGCTAAGGATGCGCCCATTTTGGTGGTGGCACCGCATTCCTCCTATGTGGATTCCATACTGGTTGTATCTGGACACCCGCCCTCGATTGTGGCCAAGCGTGAAACTGCGGACATTCCATTGCTGGGACGCATCATCAATTATGCGCAGCCCATCTATGTGCAGCGCGAGGATCCAAATTCGAGGCAGAATACCATACGCGATATTGTGGACCGTGCACGTTCCAAGGATGATTGGCCACAGGTGGTCATTTTTGCCGAGGGCACATGCACAAATCGCACTGCGCTCATCAAGTTCAAGCCCGGCGCCTTCTATCCGGGCGTACCTGTGCAGCCAGTATTGCTCCGATATCCCAACAAATTTGACACCTTCACTTGGACATGGGATGGGCCAGGCGT gcTGCGTCTGCTTTGGCTCACGATGACTCAGTTCTATAATCGCTGCGAAATTGAATACCTGCCCGTCTATAATCCCTCGCCCGCCGAAATAGCCGATGCCAATCTCTATGCCAACAATGTGCGCCAAGTCATGGCCAA AGCCTTGGGTGTGCCCACCTCGGACTATTCATTTGAGGATGTCATTGTCATGAGTCGTGCACGCGAGATGAAGGTGCCCTTCCCCGGCGACATTGTGGAGATTGAGCATACGCTCGATCACCTTGGCCTGCTCGACTCGAAACGTGACGCTGAGATTTGCGAGAATTATCTCAGGCTAACGAACACAGATAAATTGGATATTATCACATTTGCCGAACTGCTGCAAGCCGATCTCAAGAGTCCCAATCTGCACAAGCTTTTTGCCCTGCTGGATCAT CGTCGTGAGGGTCGTGTCTGCTTGAAAAGCTTTCTGATCTGCTCGCTgttttgcaaatataaaaacgctGACATATTGACGTTCCTGCGTGCCCTCACCAAC GTGTACAGCGAGTCAGATAAGAAGATTACCAGAGAAAGCTTCATCAAATTGCTGCGGCATGCTGGCAGCAAGCTGAACGAGCAGAAGGCGCAAGCGCTCTTCTTTGCCCTGGACACCGCCAATGTGGGCTACGTTTCATTTG atatgtTTGCTCAATATACCGAAAAGCAATCCAACTATAAGTTTCTGTATCACAAATCGGAGCATATTCGGAGAACAAAGAGTACCAAGTCGACCAAGTAA